The following DNA comes from Rosa rugosa chromosome 5, drRosRugo1.1, whole genome shotgun sequence.
TCAATTCACTATTAAGTCTGCAACATGGCTGCATATTAATAGTATGGAAAAACATAACAACATTGAACTTCTAAATAACCTCTCGAAGATTAATATCCCcctgaaaattaaaatttttggtTGGCTTCTGCTAAGAGGAAGATTGAAAACAAGAGATCGACTTTCTAAGTTTGGTCACATTGATGATAACTCTTGTCCTCTTTGTgataataattataataaaaCTGCTGATCATTGATTTGGCTATTGTGAGTTTACTAATGCAGTGTGGAGACTAGCCCAAGTTCAGACCGCAATTGACTGGAGTGAAGGATACTTGAAGGTATTTCAGGAACTGTTTGTTAACCAACCTTATGATAGTGGCAAATTTGCCAAGATGCATTGTTGCAGAAATGAAACTATCTTTAAAGGAATTATTAGCTTTCCTAATGCATTGTGGCAGCCTCGGCTGCTGTTCTTAATGATATCAAAGGAATGATACATTCTAATGGGGGGATTGCTAAGTTAAACCGTCAACCACTATTGTGTGGCACCCTCCCCCTACAGAATATGTCaagattaatttattaatttttactTTTCACTTTTCatcgtttgatttttttttttcctcatcaTTTACTAACTTCGGAGTTTTGTTCAGAAGTTTCAGAAGACAATTTCATCATTTACTAACTTCGGAGTTTTGTTCAAAGCTGTTCAACCTGAAACCAATTTGACAGTCGGATCTCCGTCATCCATTTTGAACCAAAAATTGTTAGCAAATTGCAGTAGCTTGCTGACTAGAAATTTTCTTCACCGCTGAAATTGTCAGAATTAGTTTTGTACTAGCTCTATGCTCTGCAAAATTTACTCATATCTTGACTAAATAATAAACACTCATCATGAAAGATGTATGAGAATTTCAAAATGAAAGCTCACTTCCTGGGAATCGTTAGCCCTGCATCATGAATAGCATGACCCAAAGAAAATGAATGACAAAATGACCATcaacgaaagaaaaaaaaaaagaggaatttTGGAGCAGAACAGTCGTTACAAATGAAACTATCCAATTTTTGAAAATTACAACTATTCAATAGTTCAAACAAGAACAGATCTACTATGAAATAGGTTTTATCAAGAACAATTTTCCCAACGTTTGTGATAATAGAAGTAAAGCCTCAAGCACCAACCACACCAGCATCCTTGATGGACTCACGCCACGCATACTCCCTAGCTCCATCCTTGTCCACTATCTTGATGACAAAGTTAGGTGGAGCAACGACGAGCCTTGATCGGATCTCAATAATGATCTTGTCAACTAAGGCAATGGCTTCTTCAACAGACATACCTTTGTGATAGAGTCGATCCATAAGGGAGAGAGCAAAATAGGACCCGTAACCAAAGGCGCCCTTTTCAACCTTGTGGAGGGAAGCAATGTAATCAATGTAGTACAGTTCTGCCCCCTTCTCTTTATCATATCCAGCCATGAGAATGTTCACATGGTATGGGTTCTGCAATATCATATGTTGTTAAAACCagacaagaaagaaaaagaaatgtcaTACATCAAAGTATACTAACACTTCAATTAAATAAGATTAGTTGCTTAGCAAAGCAGGCACATTTGGCATTAAAAAGGACCTGTAAGTGCAAACCTACTGACAGATTGTGCTCATGTATGCCTGTAACACAACTGAATAAAGTTTGCACACGCATGCGTCAAAACTTCTGAAACTTGATTTACCCATCAGTACGTCATCTGGATTAAAGTATAAAGGTAAAGAATAAAAGCCCCAAGATAACCTGAGACGTGTCCTAGTCACCAAAGCGGGCAGTTGTGGACAAAGTTAGAAGCCACTTGGAAAAGTCAGCTCTTAACTATGGCAGGTAGATTGACCTTGATTCAAGCTGCGTCATCTGCAGTATTTATCTACACTGCAGGCTGCTAAGCTTCCTATGGGAAGCTGTGAAGACATTGACAAAATCAACAGAAAGGATGCACACAATCTAAACCTAATTTAGTTAGATGCAACAAAGTTTGTAAACCTAAGCAGCTTGGGCTCTTGGGATTCTACAAGTCCCAAACAATTAAGAAGGTGCTGGCAAATAGTTTTCATTTTCCATCTGTTGGAAAACCCTTCTCACTCTGTTTATCTCTCACTAGGGGTAGCTTAGTGAATCTATAGGAACTGGATGATCCTATTTGGTCAAATAGCCACATGAACAGCAGATGGTTATTTGTCTTGGTACACAAGATGACCCTCATGTGAGAATTTACTCTCCCTGCCCAAACTTTTAGGAGGCTGGTTCACACCTGTGAAAAGTGTTCTAACGTCTAAATCGCCTTGTGAAGCTAATCAGTTGAACCCAAGTTGACCATGCTGCTTTTCAGGAATATTGTTTGCATATACTCGGGATTTCCTAGACACTCTTAATTCCTACAAACAGCCCAAGAACTGAGAATCATACATAATAATCTTGACTAGCCACTTTGATTTCCCCTCAGCATTCTAAGGTGAGAACAATCACCGGATGAGGTTCTGAAATGTTGATGCAATATGAAATTCAAAAGTGGTAATCAGTTTGATGCAGACTAGGGGGACAACGGAATTGAAGGAAAGTAGTCAGTAGAATTTAAAAAATTGAGTTCTGGAATTTGGTGCAGCAGCTACTTTCATAAGTTTGGGTTCCGTGGTGATTAAGGCTAGGGCTGTCCAGAGAACCTGGGAAGTGAACTTAAGGCTCTGCATACTTTTGACTGAATGATTCTGGTTTCCTTGTAGAAGCAATTCTGAATGTGTCTAAGGGGTTCCCATACAAGGGGAAAAGGCCATAATGCTCTCAAAAGAGCTCAAAGGTGGCTGGAAATCACTAATCCAATACAAAACATACTATACATTAGTATATTTTATTATACATGCTGGGCATAAAGTTATTCAGGAACAGGACTTTGCAAATGCATAATAAATGCAACCTAACTTCAATAGCAACCTATCAGAAAAATACTTTGAAGTAAGTTTCTAGATTTTCAAACACCAGACACTTAAAAACACCACAGATTTTCAAAGGGGGAAAAACTCAAAACAAGTTCTTTAAAGATTAAGAAGTCCAATACTCTAAGATTATTCTTTACCCTATAGATCCCTAATCGAAGGCAACAATCtaaaaacccaaaacaatatCCAGTAAAGGTAAAAACTTTACCTTACGCAAGGCGGTGGCGAGCTCACCGCGGGTGAAATTAGCAGCGGCGGCAGTGGTCAGAGGAATCCCATTGCGAAACTGATAGAGCGACACGTTTTTCTGGATGTACTCCGTGAACTGAACCCTGTAATTTTCCCCCAATTGTTTccaaaattgaaatcaaatcaCAAGCcctaatcaaatcaaatcaaatcaacaatCAAAAAAAGGACAAAGGGCTCAAGATTTGGGACCTGTCTCCGGGCTCACCGCTGGCGGCGATTAGCTTGTGGGTGTCGAGCACCATGATCTTGTCCTCGTTGGACTTGTGCACCAGTATGCTGTGCACCGCCGACGTGTCCGCCGCCACTATGGCGAAATCGTTCCCAACCAAGCCGAAGATagactccatctcctccttcttcttcttctttctttttctctttgagTTGCTAGGTTTCGATCTCTGTGTGATTGAGCTTGAGGAACACTGAGCCTGTAAAAAGGGCAAGGGGACTTGAGCAACAAGTCGTTTAGGGGGGGGGGTCTGTTTATTTAATATGCGAAATTGTGAAAACGCTATAATACAATTTTCGTCCCCTATAGTTTTGATTGTTTTGCGTTTTAGCCTCCTGTATGTACAACTTTAACAACTGGACCCTGTGGTTTTCATTATTTAGGTAGGAGATAGATTCCCTTTAGAACTAGAGCCTAGAAGTCCTATGACCATTTTGTGGCATAGAAAAGATTAAGagttcttgacccaaagcactaaaattggctaaaattatcccacttatccaaacaacatatttttattcccacttacaCAATTtcaagtaaaatgacaatttggCCCTCAGcttaattaaaaaactacatccatgccattgatctctctctctcctctctctcatccATCTCcgatcagactctctctctctctctctccaaaagGAGTTTGTATATCCACGTCATCGCTTTCCTCCTCCTCTCCACAGCCGTGTTATTCCCCTTCTCCTCCGACCCGGCCCTAGAGCTCGCCCGGATCCAACTCATCCACGTCGGAGTCCACTCGTCGTCGGAAATCACCCTGGATCTCTCCTTCTCGCTGACGATCAAGGTCGATCAGTTCTCCGATCCACCGCCGGTCATGGAATTAGACTCATCCTCGAGCCCAAAACCAGACTTCACCTTCGCCTTCAACTACCGCAATTTCTCCTATCAGGTTATGGAAATTGACGAAGCAGCAAAGCCTTTTGGCTCTATCTCCACATCGATGAAGGAAGAGTGCCAGTTCTCCGAGAATCCGGACGGAGTGCAGGTCCGAGATTTGCTCCGGGTCGGAGCTCGCGTCACACTGT
Coding sequences within:
- the LOC133710775 gene encoding proteasome subunit beta type-2-A, yielding MESIFGLVGNDFAIVAADTSAVHSILVHKSNEDKIMVLDTHKLIAASGEPGDRVQFTEYIQKNVSLYQFRNGIPLTTAAAANFTRGELATALRKNPYHVNILMAGYDKEKGAELYYIDYIASLHKVEKGAFGYGSYFALSLMDRLYHKGMSVEEAIALVDKIIIEIRSRLVVAPPNFVIKIVDKDGAREYAWRESIKDAGVVGA